A single window of Vigna radiata var. radiata cultivar VC1973A chromosome 4, Vradiata_ver6, whole genome shotgun sequence DNA harbors:
- the LOC106759048 gene encoding transcription factor FER-LIKE IRON DEFICIENCY-INDUCED TRANSCRIPTION FACTOR: MDAIHQDTQAYINDFELHDFVDNPNFDQFINLIRGENEDANCDFGSDLITDCFVNNQLLPSPANPFDQNYNNAVNVYDQSSTFSSFSCFDGEMKGEGEGEREEEEEDHDGEHSSETTTTTKNDGSKPKLKNDRSKTLISERRRRGRMKEKLYALRSLVPNITKMDKASIIGDAVAYVHELQAQARKLKAEVAGLEASLLVRENYQGSINNPKNVQAARNSHPICKKIMQVEIVQVEERGYYAKIVCNKGEGVAASLFRALESLAGFSVRNSNLATVCNSFQLTFTLNIKGSEPEINLQNLKLWVTGALLNQGFEFVASFSG, encoded by the exons ATGGATGCAATTCACCAAGACACACAGGCGTACATCAATGATTTTGAGCTGCACGACTTCGTTGACAATCCAAATTTTGATCAGTTCATCAATTTGATCCGAGGGGAGAATGAAGATGCTAACTGTGACTTCGGTTCTGACCTCATCACTGATTGTTTTGTTAACAATCAGCTCCTTCCATCCCCTGCAAACCCTTTTGATCAGAACTATAACAATGCTGTGAATGTTTATGATCAGAGCTCCACATTTAGCTCCTTTTCATGCTTTGATGGGGAGATGAAGGGAGAAGGAGAAggggaaagagaagaagaagaagaagatcacGATGGAGAGCATTCTTCTGAAACAACAACAACGACCAAGAATGATGGTTCCAAGCCCAAACTGAAAAATGACAGGTCCAAGACTCTCATTTCTGAGAGGAGAAGGAGAGGCCGAATGAAGGAGAAGCTTTACGCATTGCGTTCTTTGGTTCCCAACATAACAAAG ATGGACAAGGCTTCCATAATTGGAGACGCAGTAGCATACGTGCATGAGCTTCAAGCTCAAGCTAGGAAGCTGAAGGCTGAAGTTGCAGGACTTGAAGCATCTTTATTAGTGCGTGAAAACTATCAAGGATCAATTAACAATCCCAAAAATGTGCAAGCTGCTCGGAATAGTCATCCAATCTGCAAGAAGATCATGCAG GTGGAGATTGTGCAAGTGGAGGAAAGAGGGTATTATGCAAAAATAGTGTGCAATAAAGGAGAAGGAGTGGCTGCATCGTTGTTCAGAGCTCTTGAGTCTCTTGCAGGTTTTAGTGTTCGGAATTCAAACTTGGCTACAGTTTGTAACAGTTTTCAACTTACATTTACATTGAAT ATAAAAGGGTCCGAACCAGAAATTAACCTGCAAAATTTGAAGCTATGGGTGACTGGCGCTCTTCTGAACCAAGGTTTTGAATTTGTGGCATCTTTTTCTGGTTGA